AGCGCCTGCTCGTCGGACATCACCGCGGTGAGGAAGACGAACACCAGCGGCATCAGGAACATCACGCCGAGCGCCAGCCCGAGGCTGTGCACCGCGATCCAGTGCAGGCGCTGGTTGCGCGCAGTTCCGCCTCTCCGCGATTCACAGTGGCGGTTGCATTTGCGGTCGATCTCGCGTTTCGCGGTTTCTCGGGGCTGGGTTGCGTCACGTTCCCCTGAGGTGCGGTCGCGCATGCCTGGCGTTGGCACACGGCTGTTCATGCGACCTCCTCGGCGTTGGTGCCGCCGCGCATCCGGCGGATCAGCAGGGCGGTGAAGCCGAGCGAGAACACGAACAGCACGACGGCCATCGTCGCCGCGTAGCCCATGTTGTAGTAGTGGAATCCCTGCTGGTAGAGCCAGGCGGGGAAGGTGAGCGTCGCGTTGTCCGGGAAGCCCACGACCTTGCTGCTGCCCACCACCTCGGCCTGCCCGGAGGCCACCGCCCCGGCCACCAGCGCTTGGGTGAAGTACTGCAGCGAGAAGATGATCGAGTTGACCACGCCGAACAGCAGCACCGGCGCGATCGACGGCAGCGTGACGTGCCAGAAGCGGCCGATCGGACCGGCGCCGTCCAGCGCCGCCGCCTCGTGCAGCTCCTGCGGGACGTCCAGCAGCGCGGCCAGCATGATGATCATCAGCTCGCCGCAGCCCCACAGCGTCAGCAGGGTCAGCGCCGGTTTGGCCCACGCCGGGTCGTTGAACCACAGCGGCCCGTCGATGCCCAGCGTCCTCAGCAGCCCGTTCACCGGCCCGGTGCCGGGGTTGAACAGGAAGGTGAACGCGAGCGTGGCGGCGACCGGCGGGGCCAGCGCGGGCAGGTAGCACAGCGTGCGGACCAGCCCCACGCCGCGGCGCAGCCGGGCGATCACCGCGGCGACCCCGAGGGCGAACACCACGCGCAGCACCGTGAGCACCAGGACCAGCCACAGCGTGTTCGCCGCCGCGATGCGCACCACCGGGTCGCCGAACAGCAGGTACGCGTAGTTGCGCAGGCCGACCCAGTCGGGCGGGCTGAGCAGGTCGTAGCTGGTGAACGAGAAGTAGCCGGTGGCCAGCAGCGGATACGCGAAGAACAGGCTGAACCCGATGATCCACGGCGACATGAACGCGATCACCTGCAGGCGCTTGCGGCGCGCTCTGCGGGACCGGGCCGGGGCGGTGCGCCCCGGCTCCGTCCTCTCCAGCGTCGCGGTCATCAGTTGCCGCCGAGCGCCTTGGCCGCGTCGATCTGGGCGTCCAGATCCCGCAGCCCGGCACCGAGATCGCCGACCTGGCCGCTCTGCCACTTCACCGAGAAGTCCTCAGCGGACTTCATGTAGGCGCTGCCGTTCGGGCTCGGCGGGCTGGGCACCAGCTGCGGGTTGTCGAACAGGTCGAGGAAGGTCTGGTACTGCTCGCTGCGCTCCACCCGCGGGTCGTGCAGCGCTTCGGTGGTGGTCGGCACGTTCTTCAGCCCGTTGCCCAGCTCGACCAGCGCGTTGGTGTCGGTGGTCAGGTAGCGGACCAGTTCCCAGGCCGCGCCCGCGTTCTCCGCACCGCGCGGGATGCCGATGATGGTGCCGGTGACGAACCCGGTCCCGTAGAGCTCGGGCTTGCCGTCGGCGACCGGGAAGGGCGCGGTGCCGTAGCGCAGCTCCGGCGCGTACTGGTCGATGAAGCCGGTGCGGTACTCGCCGTCGATCATCATCGCGATCTTGCCGCGCTGGAAGGCGTTGTCGGCGGAGTACTGCTGGCCCAGCCCGGAGGTGAACTGCACCAGCTTGTCCCAGCCGTAGAAGTCGACGAGCTCCTTCTGCCAGCGGTACATCTCCTGCCAGGCCGGGTCCGTGCCCAGCGAGGACTTGCCCTGCGCGTCCATCCACGACGCGCCGAAGTGCGGCGCCCAGTTCCACGGGTGGTTGGCCTGCGAGCCCAGCACCGGGAGGAAGCCGGCGACCTTGATCGAGCCGTCCGGGTTGAACTCGGTGAGGCGCTTGGCCAGGTCGGTGAGCTCCGACATGGTCTTCGGCGGCTCGGTGATGCCCGC
This portion of the Saccharopolyspora antimicrobica genome encodes:
- a CDS encoding carbohydrate ABC transporter permease is translated as MTATLERTEPGRTAPARSRRARRKRLQVIAFMSPWIIGFSLFFAYPLLATGYFSFTSYDLLSPPDWVGLRNYAYLLFGDPVVRIAAANTLWLVLVLTVLRVVFALGVAAVIARLRRGVGLVRTLCYLPALAPPVAATLAFTFLFNPGTGPVNGLLRTLGIDGPLWFNDPAWAKPALTLLTLWGCGELMIIMLAALLDVPQELHEAAALDGAGPIGRFWHVTLPSIAPVLLFGVVNSIIFSLQYFTQALVAGAVASGQAEVVGSSKVVGFPDNATLTFPAWLYQQGFHYYNMGYAATMAVVLFVFSLGFTALLIRRMRGGTNAEEVA
- a CDS encoding extracellular solute-binding protein; this translates as MRSRSQVKRGLLALATATAALVAASCTAGSAADGPQPAPGPDEQVTITVSSQFTDRELDVLNRVLDGFHAKHPNITIKSQGNQDDDKITQAIRGGNPPDVAISAETINLGQFCSSGAWQDLGPYLQRDQVDMNQIVKVAQEYTAYEGKRCAMPLLADVYGLYYNAEAFARAGITEPPKTMSELTDLAKRLTEFNPDGSIKVAGFLPVLGSQANHPWNWAPHFGASWMDAQGKSSLGTDPAWQEMYRWQKELVDFYGWDKLVQFTSGLGQQYSADNAFQRGKIAMMIDGEYRTGFIDQYAPELRYGTAPFPVADGKPELYGTGFVTGTIIGIPRGAENAGAAWELVRYLTTDTNALVELGNGLKNVPTTTEALHDPRVERSEQYQTFLDLFDNPQLVPSPPSPNGSAYMKSAEDFSVKWQSGQVGDLGAGLRDLDAQIDAAKALGGN